In Magnolia sinica isolate HGM2019 chromosome 12, MsV1, whole genome shotgun sequence, a single genomic region encodes these proteins:
- the LOC131220821 gene encoding protein FAR1-RELATED SEQUENCE 5-like → MENAMNQDNALMDIGSQDVTESSSNQGTTESSMSQDEAYAQGESKAVESSKRGANQEYAATDAEPHGDEDHGILEGSEEGVIVEPYEGMEFESEEAARIFYNKYAMSIGFGSRISRNRRSRKDGETIARNFVCCKEGYRLRKDEDNDGRIRRHRAVTREGCGAMITVKKTNLGKWVVSKFVKEHNHVLLSPSEVRSLRSHRVITNPPKKLDAEIQVAKEMEMIESLEGNANLDPYEGMELESEDAARIFYSAYARRIGFRSRISKNRRSRKDGEVIARKFVCYKEGYRAKKHENKKNRIYRPRAVTREGCEAMIYVKKMDSGKWVITKFVKEHSHPLLDPTKMRSVRSNGNASDASKNPISVSEGERTSASEMTPAVGARSSGIINSGITEQDHNSNVQNIRKRKRIPGKDPQDVLDYLHRMQSENPAFFYATKVDEDQSLQCIFWVDARSRMAYNYFGDVVYFDTKYKMEKYEVPFAPFIGVNHHQQSTLFGCALLFDETESSYVWLFNTWLEAMSGRHPVTIITNQNEAMGAAIEQVLPKTHHCFCKWLILNEAPKQLSNIDRGHPTFEAEFQKCVNLTETVDEFESCWESLVHRFKLRKNEWLQSLYRARRKWVPAYLHDTFFGQQSEIINSFFDGYVKASTSFQVFVTQYERALANRHAKELEEDIRTAHIKPNLKTKLPCEKQAADFYTRTMFSKFQEEIFESLGYIANKTNEDGQISTYSVVKYADRRKECTVALNLAERRASCSCKMFEFSGILCRHALIVFNVSNITTVPSHYILERWTRNAKCVVGLDKRGVAMQANCRKSPNLRYSVLCKQAIRCAEVGATSLQDFDVAIRALREAWEKIAASKRKAGGGTLIGAPVCGGSQGDNANAQSEMDNIMNQITSSGPTQPKPRGRPRNSSSKANLEKATKNVRRCTICKEHGHDKSNCPRLRPIGSIFSNGGGMLVVDAGPSDLHGHGGIGGEQHGFSDGILGLSLGDHFDAHGTSGIHGFGPGSFFQINSLGNSRLLNPTEEFSVTGTRPHEH, encoded by the exons ATGGAAAATGCTATGAATCAAGATAATGCATTGATGGACATTGGTTCTCAAGATGTCACGGAAAGCAGCTCAAATCAAGGCACCACAGAAAGTAGCATGTCACAAGATGAAGCTTACGCACAAGGGGAGTCTAAAGCGGTAGAAAGTTCCAAACGTGGTGCAAATCAAGAATATGCAGCAACAGATGCTGAACCTCACGGGGATGAGGATCATGGAATCCTAGAAGGCTCTGAAGAAGGCGTTATTGTAGAACCATACGAGGGCATGGAGTTTGAATCGGAGGAGGCCGCAAGGATATTCTACAATAAATATGCTATGAGCATTGGTTTTGGTAGCCGTATTAGTAGGAACCGTCGTTCGAGGAAAGATGGAGAAACTATTGCTCGGAACTTTGTATGCTGCAAAGAGGGTTATCGTTTGAGGAAAGATGAGGACAATGATGGCAGGATCAGGCGGCATCGAGCGGTCACTAGGGAAGGCTGTGGGGCGATGATTACTGTAAAGAAAACCAATCTTGGGAAATGGGTCGTTTCAAAATTTGTGAAAGAGCACAATCATGTGCTACTCAGTCCAAGTGAAGTGCGTAGCCTTCGATCACATAGGGTCATAACTAATCCCCCGAAAAAGCTAGATGCCGAAATTCAGGTGGCTAAGGAGATGGAAATGATAGAAAGTTTAGAAGGAAATGCAAATCTGGATCCGTATGAGGGCATGGAGCTTGAATCAGAGGATGCTGCTAGGATATTCTATAGTGCCTATGCTAGGCGCATTGGTTTCCGCAGCCGCATCAGTAAGAACCGGCGTTCAAGGAAAGATGGAGAAGTTATTGCTCGGAAATTTGTATGTTATAAAGAGGGTTATCGTGCAAAGAagcatgaaaataagaaaaataggaTTTACCGGCCACGAGCAGTCACAAGGGAAGGTTGTGAAGCGATGATTTATGTAAAGAAGATGGATTCTGGGAAATgggtcattacaaaatttgtaaAGGAGCATAGCCATCCACTGCTTGATCCAACTAAAATGCGCTCAGTTAGATCAAATGGGAATGCATCTGATGCTTCGAAAAACCCAATCAGTGTTTCCGAGGGGGAAAGAACAAGTGCGAGTGAAATGACTCCTGCAGTTGGTGCAAGATCAAGCGGAATTATCAATTCTGGCATTACTGAGCAAGACCATAATAGCAATGTTCAAAATATTCGGAAAAGAAAGAGGATCCCCGGAAAAGACCCTCAAGACGTCCTAGACTATTTACACCGCATGCAATCCGAGAATCCCGCCTTCTTTTACGCAACAAAAGTTGATGAGGATCAGTCATTGCAGTGTATTTTTTGGGTTGATGCTAGGTCGAGGATGGCTTACAATTATTTTGGTGATGTGGTTTATTTCGACACAAAATATAAGATGGAGAAATATGAAGTGCCGTTTGCTCCATTCATAGGAGTGAACCACCACCAACAGTCTACGTTGTTTGGCTGTGCATTACTTTTTGATGAAACTGAATCATCATATGTTTGGCTATTTAACACATGGCTCGAAGCAATGTCCGGTCGCCATCCAGTCACAATAATAACCAACCAAAATGAGGCCATGGGAGCAGCAATAGAGCAGGTCCTCCCGAAAACTCATCATTGTTTTTGCAAGTGGCTTATCTTAAATGAAGCCCCAAAGCAGTTATCTAACATAGATCGTGGACATCCTACCTTTGAAGCGGAGTTCCAAAAATGTGTCAACCTAACGGAGACTGTTGATGAATTTGAGTCATGTTGGGAGTCACTTGTTCATAGATTTAAACTTAGGAAGAATGAATGGCTTCAATCTTTATACCGTGCTCGACGCAAGTGGGTCCCTGCGTACTTACACGACACATTCTTTGGACAGCAAAGTGAAATCATAAACTCATTTTTCGATGGGTATGTTAAAGCAAGCACCTCTTTTCAAGTGTTTGTCACTCAATACGAAAGAGCTCTTGCCAATCGGCACGCAAAGGAACTCGAAGAGGATATTCGAACGGCACACATTAAGCCGAATTTGAAGACGAAATTGCCTTGTGAAAAACAAGCAGCTGACTTCTATACGAGAACAATGTTCTCAAAATTCCAAGAGGAAATATTTGAGAGCCTTGGTTACATTGCAAACAAAACTAATGAGGATGGGCAGATCAGCACATATAGTGTGGTGAAATATGCAGACCGAAGGAAGGAATGCACTGTTGCACTCAATTTGGCTGAGAGAAGAGCAAGTTGTAGCTGTAAAATGTTTGAATTTTCAGGAATTCTTTGTAGACATGCATTAATTGTCTTCAACGTATCAAACATTACAACAGTCCCGTCTCATTACATCTTAGAGCGGTGGACAAGGAACGCTAAGTGTGTGGTTGGGTTGGACAAAAGAGGAGTTGCAATGCAGGCTAATTGTCGAAAATCCCCAAACTTGCGGTACAGTGTTTTGTGCAAGCAAGCCATTAGATGTGCAGAGGTGGGGGCGACCTCTTTGCAGGATTTCGATGTGGCAATACGTGCTCTACGAGAAGCTTGGGAAAAGATTGCTGCTTCAAAAAGGAAGGCTGGAGGAGGCACACTAATTGGCGCTCCTGTTTGTGGCGGTAGTCAGGGAGACAATGCCAATGCACAAAGTGAAATGGACAATATAATGAACCAAATAACTTCGAGCGGACCTACACAACCGAAGCCGAGAGGCCGGCCTCGAAATTCCAGTTCGAAAGCCAATTTGGAGAAGGCCACAAAGAATGTGAGAAGATGTACTATTTGCAAGGAGCATGGCCATGATAAGTCCAATTGTCCAAGATTGAGACCCATAGG GAGCATTTTCAGCAATGGTGGTGGTATGCTTGTAG TGGATGCTGGGCCTAGTGATTTGCATGGGCATGGTGGGATAGGTGGAGAGCAACATGGATTCTCTGATGGAATTCT GGGACTTTCGCTGGGTGATCACTTTGATGCACATGGCACCTCAGGAATTCATGGTTTTGGGCCTGGCAGTTTTTTCCAG ATAAATTCGCTTGGAAATTCAAGACTTCTCAACCCAACTGAG GAATTCTCAGTGACTGGGACGCGGCCTCATGAACATTGA